One part of the Bradyrhizobium sp. CB1650 genome encodes these proteins:
- a CDS encoding response regulator → MSDSVRVLVVEDEALIASFVEDALSDGGFEACSVHSGEAALSTFRDGREGCRVLLTDVNLGDGISGWELARQIREITPGFPVVYMTSAGAPDWQSQGVDGSVLIQKPFAPAQLAAAVSQLLDSGAA, encoded by the coding sequence GTGAGTGATTCCGTTCGTGTTCTGGTCGTGGAGGATGAGGCTCTCATCGCCAGCTTCGTCGAGGACGCCTTGTCCGACGGCGGTTTCGAGGCCTGCTCGGTCCATTCGGGCGAGGCGGCCCTGTCCACGTTTCGCGATGGCCGCGAGGGATGTCGGGTCCTGCTGACCGACGTCAACCTGGGTGACGGCATCAGCGGCTGGGAGCTGGCGCGCCAGATCAGGGAGATCACGCCTGGCTTTCCTGTGGTCTACATGACGAGCGCCGGCGCGCCTGACTGGCAATCGCAGGGCGTCGACGGCAGCGTCCTGATTCAGAAGCCCTTTGCGCCGGCGCAATTGGCTGCCGCCGTCTCGCAGCTGCTCGATAGCGGGGCGGCTTGA